A stretch of DNA from Channa argus isolate prfri chromosome 7, Channa argus male v1.0, whole genome shotgun sequence:
TATAAGTTCAGATACTCTTGTGTGATGTGATGTCAACTTTACTCCGATAAGACTAAGGGCACTCTTTTACATTCAGATTCTTGGTGTTTTCATTTGATTCATGACTATTCAAttgaaaaactgtttaagaaaacaaatggcCATAATGCTTTGGGTCCTACTTGATCAATAGTTTGGTACACACTGCACATTTGTCCACTGAGTTGGCTGGCATACAAATGTAGGAAGATGGGCCAAACTCTAAGGTTATAATTAGAATATATAAGACCAAACAATCTtatgataaacacacactttttataaattagtatctgacacattaaaataacatcTGTTGTCTGATTTTTACACCTTATATTTAACAAGCTAATTGATCCAAATACGGTAGGGGCCTGATTCATGTttttgcagcttaaaaaaaactgacaccACATCAGAGAGTAAGGGGCTTCAAAAAACGGATAATAAAATGCATACAGGCAGTGTTATTCCAACTATAAATCTAAAGGAAATGGAGCCTAAACTGCAataatgtgaatttaaatagacaactttaacatgaaaaaaaaaacaaacaaaaaaaaaaacatctttcttaAAACTATTTGCTGATTTGTCAGTAAATAGCAGATGGTTCCTTACTTGACACATTAACAGATGCAGAGAGAGCTGCAGGTGTATCACCTGTGTTTGAATGGGTATTTATGGTGTAACTCTTTATATTAGTTATAACAGTCAACAGCCACGTGGCAAAACGTTCGCCGCACATTTTAATAccataaattttaatatttgggCTGAGGGAGAAGAGCAAGTAACCTCAAGTCATAGGTAACCTCAGTCTGAAGTAAGCAAATTCATGAAATGAGTCCTCATCTCTGGTCATTGTGCTTGTTATTGTCTATTTATGAAAAGCATTTCAGAGATACATGTATGACTGATCCTGACAGCATGAAACATTCGCCCTTGTGAAGGCAGCAGGGCACATGGGCCAGAGTACAGTGCAATTACACATACCCATTCACTAATTTTACTTCAATCTGGTTTCAAGTGACAAAAGAATGGTACAAAACAACCACACCATTTTACATCATCTATACAAGAGACTTATTGGATCGGCTTTGCTAGAGTTGGAAgactgaatttcttttttcttgaaaCCAATACTGCTGTAGTCTATTACTGTTGCCACATTGCATTGCAAGtgttaaaagattttaaaaaatggcatgAAGTCAAAATCAAGTCATTTGAATGGCACATCATCGTGAGTCACATCATACCTAGATATacttcattaataaaaatatagaatagATTCCTTATAGCTGTATCGGacagttaaaattaattttcagtAATTTCAAAATCCTTTATCCTTTCCTATAAATAGTCAGTATCAAATGTGCTTATTATACAGTAAAACGCACTCAAATGTTTGCTCATAGAGTGGATAATTACTACAAGCTAAACAGCATGCACActctttatgttttatatgttgcaATGTTTCCCTGTGGTTGTGTTCCACATTTTTGTTCGCACCATAAACTCTTCCGCagatcttcctatgcacttaaatatctaaaaaaaataaaataaacaaataaaattttctttctttctgctctttctcacacttgcatcttgtaaactgtgaacacttttacatttagtcatttagcagacgcttttatccaaagcgacttacatgtgaggtgctaggcaagcaaaaatctaagtcaaggagaaaacatcaaagcaaagccctatcagaaaaaacatttcacgagatgcaagtgcgagaaagagcagaaaggattttttttttttttataatacagatttaagtgcatatgaagatgcggaagagttctgttgctgctgttcagcagttttttgaatattgggagagagtctgctgagcgtgcagagtttgctagctcattccaccatcgtggggTCTTTGcgcaaaaaagtaaaatgtaaatgtaatgtctaaaatgtaaagacaaacaatcattgttattttaaaagaagcagGCAATTGTTAAAAATCATGTCTCTACTTTAGAGACCCAACAGctgagtgaaaagaaaaaggggcAATGCTTGCTGCTGTGTTTGGGCTAATGAGCAAAGATTCAGAATAAAGAGTTGAATTAATGAGAATTTACTGGCATTTCTGTCTGAACAGGTCCTTTCCAGACATCTGAAAATACAGATAAACTTCACAAACATTGTTTAAtacagaataaacaaacaaaattgacCAATGACAGCATGAGACTAAACAGTCACTCGCCTCACTGGGAGTCTTGTTGCCGAGCAGATTAGAGATGGCCTGAAACGTGTTCGAATTGGCTCCATCCTGCTGGCACGTCGTCAAGATAACTCTGTCCGCCTCCCTGAAACACAAAACCATGTAAAATCACTGTTAAGTCTAGGCTCCTGCTGAAGGAAgaagcaggaggtggagcatCTAGGGATGTAACAGCAGGAGGTGTACCTGGTCCAAAGGATTACTTTTTTTCCACTTGCTGTCAGAGAAATATTCTTGGCACATACAGGGAGGTCAGGAGGAGGACTGGGGCGAGGAGGACCAGAGGAGGAGgtaaagagagaggaggaaactgATGTAAAGATGGATGACCTAACAGAAGTGGTAGTGACTGAAGAAGATGAGGGGGTGACCGTTGGCTGCAGCAGAGCCTCCTCTCTTCTGCTCCTCTTTAAAGAAAGGCTAGGTTCCTTCTCACtgttcttcctctcctcctcatcttcatcgtcctcctcctcacagagttcctcctcctcctctgtcaggGGAAACTGGCCTTCCCACGATGCACTGCTTCGATCTGTTGTTACAAATAGGTAATTACATCACCTTTATATCGATGGCAAAGCACAACAGGCGAGTGTGTTACACACCTGGTTGGGGACTGTCGTCATCCCCCTTAAGATCCAGATCTTTGTCACCTGTGTCAGTGTGGGATGAGCTGATCTGAGAGTAGAGAGGGTCCAGGCTCTTCATAGCTCTAGCTACAGCTCCTGGGTTCTGGAGGAAAATGAACATGTGAGACAGGTTTCTCTAACCTGACCTTGATTCAAACTGATAACACCAGAACAAACCTTGTTGTCATGGCACCGAGGGCATCCTTTCCTCCGGTGTCTGCGGATTTTTGCATCATGACAAGAACATGGCCAGTCTTTATGCGACCAATCACAGCCCTAGAAAGATTAAACAGTCTTTATCTGACACATCACAGCTCTGGAAACAactgtcaaaagaaaaagggtATTATTGGTAGccaatgtttaaaaaagtcCATGAGTGAAAACTCACTAAAGGATTTTCAGACCTTGTAGTTTCTGTGGGAATCAATCTTCCTCCTCCGGCTCGCCATTGGTTGGATTTTGTGTCCCTCGTCTTCCTCATCGAGCTCAGGGAGTGTCACCTCTTCAAAGCCATTGCTGGCTCCACCTGCTGATACCTGGTTGCACCCCTCTCCACCATCTGACCCGCCCCCTCCTTCTTCTGGCCAATGCGCTTCTTCAAACTGCCCTGGGCGGGCCGCAGGGGGACGAAGCTCATCAAAAAATATCCAGAATTCAGCTTGTAGATGGGTGTGGCCTTTAAGCAGCGTGGCCATCTGAGCCTTTAACTAAAAAcggaaaaaaaccccaaaacaaaacaaaaaacatataacaCTATACCAACTAATTGTTGGTATAGtgttatatgttttttgttttgctgatcaATAATGGTCACTGATAATCCTTGAAATGCAGGGATGTTCTGCTATATATAAGTACTGGTGCGCACCTCTGATGTGCAGGCATAGTTACATTGTGGCTCATTAATCTTGCTCATAACATTTAAtgataaacacacagaggaagatTTTCCGAGCCAGAAGCGTTCTCATGGGCAGGTGAAGTTTACATTTGTCTGGTGAAAGATTCTTTCTGGTGAGTGGGcgggaaaaataaatcaaacgaACCATTTATCTAGATAATGTATGAATATTCTTTCTCCCCACTTGAAAGAAAATGCGGCAGGGCATTATTCTGGTGCACGCCGGCAGCACCACACCAATGTTAAACTGCTATGTTTTATCAGTCATACTGGTTAAAAGTGATTTTTGCTCCAGTTACTGCATCTATTTCAATACATAAAATGACCacccattttatttatttattttttaaatgtttctgagACAACAAGGCCATCCACGGTCAATTAACTGGATGACCATTTCCCCTTGTTATACCATTTTTTGACTACTTTTTTTGATActtacaaattttaaataacagcTTAGATTAGCTTTTAATAAAGTTAATGAGAGGATATTCAAAAGGGGTTTTTTGGTGTCTACCCATTCGTACCTCTGAAATACCATTTAGACTGAGGTCTGGACTGGTTTGGAGAGCCTTGATGATCTTCTGATAATGCGAGGGATTATCGCCAAAGCTGATCTCCAACTGTCGCAGAAAACGTCGGCTGCGTTCAAACGCCTGTTGCTCCTCAAACTGCAGGACCAGAACACAGCAGTGATTTACTGATGCAGGTACAGATACATGGTTGATTAAAGCTGcaagtaaaacacatttcatgaatctcacacacacacaaactgcaattCACGTGACATACGACTGAGATACATCTCAGGATGCACCTGAGATACACCTGGTGTTCAGGTGTTGATGCACTTGTGCAGCTCACCAGTCCACACTCCAGCGCCTGCTCTGGATGCAGGAATGCTGCAAAGTCTCGAAGGAGGTCAGTCCGATCTCCCAGGATGCACCGCAGCTTCCTGAAAAGTGACATCACTTCTTGTCCTTCCCCCACCTGCTCGAACTCATTCAGTAGAGACACAAACTCCTCCACCTGCCCAGGTGCATTCTGAAGAGCATCACACACCTGTTGACACAGTAACACAGCCCTCAgatgaacacatttttctttagacCTGTTTGTAACCCTGTGTTTATCAGAACcagaacaaaatgaagaaattgCCACAGCTGAAGATGCACagtgagattaaaaaaatacgCAGCAAAAGCTAAGTCTATTtacttattgtttattttatagtctatttatttagtttatgaCCTGCTCCTACAACTTAATTTAAAGTGAACACATCATTAACAATGGGTTGACGTGGAAAGTGTCTCTACTACTTGGTTCCTGAACCAAGTTGAAGTGGGTACAGCAAAACATTGAAGTTTTAGTACTGAGTGGGGTGACTGTGCCTATGGATGTGGAGCAGTTGTCCGCCAAACCCAGGTTTTTTGCTTGAACACAACACCAAAGTGTTGTTTGGACCTGTCTGAGTCCATGCATCATCATCTTCTACTTATCCAGAGTAGGTTTGCAGTGGCGACATCTTTCTCACCAGCAACGATTTCCATCTCAGATCAGATGGGATATATATTCTCTCCAACATTTTCCTTGTCTACCACAGGGTCTCCTACCAGCTGGGCCTGCCTGAAAGACCACTAATGGGATGCCCACAGGAGGCATCCTTATTACATGACAAAATTACCTTAACTGGCTCTATTCAATGCAAAGGAGCAGCGACCCTACTCCAAGCTCCCTTCAAATGTCAGAGCTCTGCACCCTATAGGTAGGTTACCAGGACAATTGATGAGGATAAGTTAGTCAACACAATCTTTATTCTGCCCTTTCCCTGAATATCTCAACCAGTCTTTCCAACAAAGCATTGATGACCCATCACATACATGGGAGCTACATGAacaatttaaatctaaaacttAGACACAAATTATTGGTTCACTTATGACAAGAAGAAATATGCATCACAACTACCATCCACAGTTGTAAGGTAAAGAGAACTCTTCAGTTAGGagtttaaatcacatttttcttgGCATCTAAAAAAACAGTCATCTTTCTATTCATTCTTCCACCTAATTCTATTGGGTTTTAGGGTCCACAAATCTATTGGGTTTAACGCTCCACAAAAACACCTAACAACTGCACTTCAGAGCTTATATAATAGTTTAAACCCTAACCTATTCAGGGTTTTCTCTGTCTGGGAAAGaatgtaaagttgtttttttaaaaggtctGCAAAACAATGTGACAGGAAAACAATCACAGGATTAGAACCTGCAGATCAGTATTTGCAGGAACTGTTTCTCTGCTCACCCTGCTGAGGTAATTCTTAGCGAAAGCCATGTCTTTGCTTTCTCTGTGCGGGTCATTCTCCACCAACTTTTCATCATACAGCAGCAAGAGTTTTGCTGCATCTTTACTGTGCCGCTCCTGACGGCTCCTCCTAAGACCACGAAGGGGTCTGCTCCGCCCTGCAGAAAGGtcacaaaacaaaagtgtgtaaGGAGACCTTGGTGCAGAGAGGtcagaaaatatatatgtataaagaGGTTTGTAAAGGTTCTTAGTCATTCTGGTGTGGTTATCTAGAAGCTGAAACTTGGCAACTGGTTATCTTTTTAGTTGGAAACCTTTAGCTACTCATCCAAGTAGCTCTCCAGTCTGAAGCAAAGCTGGTAAAGGGACTATATGCCTACCTCAACTCCCTTATTCAGGTGCACCATCCTTCCCACCCACTTTgccatgtaaaaatgtaaaataaatacactgcaCTTTTACCACCTATGCAAACAGTAACACATTTTGCTTTGTATAAGGCTGCTTAGCTGTAGGCTGCTCACgagccatgctgacccttggcCTCTATTGGATTGAGTGGTGTATTTGGTTTTATGTATGCATTTCTCTCATACCACATGTAGTCTGTATCCAAAATGTGGACCATGTGGTGTtgaggtgttgcttctcattttctGCAACATCCTCCTGTGTAGATGCGGTTTGATCTCTtcaatgtagagctctgaacacTCTTCATGCACGGTATGGCATACACTATGTTACACTTCTTGTGTTTTAGTGTCTGGTCTTTTGTGTTGATGAGtctctgtctcagtgtgtttgtttgtttgaagtgaacaggtaTATCCAAACATTCTTCTGAGTCTGCTCGTCTGTTGTGCCTCTGCTAGATCTGGATATTGTCTTGTTTAAGGCCCATGTAGGATAACCACAGGGCTTGAGAGCTGtcctcagatgttttttttttgggcttcCATAGAGGTGGGGAAGTTTTCTGCCCTCTGGTGCAGTGTTAGATGACTTTCCCTCAAACTGCAGAAGTTAGGTGGATGAGTAGCGAAAAATCTCCAACTACGAACAAAGAAGTAAAGCTGTGCAAAGAGACCTTAAGTGAAGGGTCAGAAACTAAGCCTGTGTAAGGAGACCTTTAGCAAAGATAAAGCTCTAACCTCGTCCACGTCCGGGACACCGTCCTCCTCCTACTTGGGCTGTCCCCTCTCCTGAATGCAACTCCTCATCTTCTTCCCCCTTGTTGATTCTCCCCTTCCCTGGCCGTTCTTTGggccctccctcctcctcttcctcctctgaggTAGGGGAGTGATCCTCCTCAGAGTCTCCATCTGCACAGATTCGGCGCTCTGCTGCCAACCATGTCAGCTGCTTCATTGTCTCCTGCAGGATCACAGGTCAGAAGTCAGAGTCAGGCTGTAACCATGCCATAAGCTCATCTGCATTCCTGTTTACCTGTAGCTCTGGAACAGACAGTACTGACTCCTCTGATGctgatgacatcacttcctCCTCGTCTTCATCTTGTGTGAGGTCATCAaagtcctcctcctcttcctcatccccCTGCCTGTCCTGGTCTTCATCCTTCTCTCcattttcctccctctctccacccccctcctccctagcctcctcctcctccccttctcCCCCCTgctccccctctcctcccctaCCTTCATcttgttctcctcctcctcctgcacctTCTCCCTCTTCTCTGCCACCTCCCTCTCCACCTGTGTTTTCTCCTCCATTCAGACTGACCAAACCCACAATAGTCCTGTTCTCCCTCTCCACCTCCTCGTCATTTTCCTCTACCTCATATTTCACCTCCAACTCCTGAACTTTCCCATTCCCTAgcacctcctccctctcctctgtagAAGACAGGGGACTCACTGTTGATGCTGAAGCTAAACTTTCCTCATCGTTGTCTTCTCTGTCCTCTATCAGCTTGGGGCTTACAGAGCTCTGACTAcccattttcttctcttctctgattggtctgTTCTGCTCTTGCCCCAGAGCATACTGAGATTTGGCAGTGGGCATCGTCCATACCATCTGGAAGAGGAGGTAGCCTGGCTTCACACCAGTGGGTGTCGACGACATGATAGGGTTTGTAATGTTGGAGTTGGGAGGGGGAGTGTCTAGTGTTTGCTGTCTAGTAATAGTCTGGCCACTAGAAGGGCAGTGGGTGGGGAGTGGATGAGCAGCAGCCAATGGGAAGGCCCCACAAACACAAGGTGTAGCTAATGGGAGACCTCCTGAAAGAGAGGGGGGTTTGATAAGTAACTCAACACCTGGGggggaaagagacagacagctgATTGGCTGAACCTGTCTGTCCATGTATCTGTCTGCAGGGGCTTTGGCCAGTGGGAgcagtgttgcattgtgggcCAGCGTGAAAAACCGTCTGTGGTGGGGGATGGGGGGGCGGGACTTGTTCAGCCAATATGGGTGGAGTCTGAGGGTGCATCcaggggggagggagggggggtaACTGCTGGAGTCCAGCCGGGTCTTCTGGATGATCTGATGACTGTTCTACAGATTAAGAGTCACAGGTGGGTTAGTTATTAATCGGTTACAAAAATACGTTGATTTACTAACCATGCATTGACGCATTGATAGTACACAAAGATTTGGGACCATAAAGAAATTACCTCAAAGTGCACGTATTTACTTGTTACCTAgagcacaaaaatataaatatttgtgttctgaaatcAGCAGATATGAATTCTGAAAAACACCACTGAGATTAGCGTATGACGaaataaacttgtggagcagcttcttctctctgagaTTCTCTCTGATTATTTACAGCCAAGTGTCAGctgagagggagcagacagctcagttaaagtcaaagttactccTTAACTCTACTGGATGACAATGCTCCATTGGGTACCAGCGTAAAAAGACTTCTAAAACGGTCTATATGAGAAAATGATCCAAACACTCAAACAATTATAGATGTGCAGAAAAGCTGTGCCCACAGTTTCCCATCCACAGTCATGTTTTCACTATAACAAGCTTGTCGGTTATTTGCTAACTGCTATGAACACATTGGCTTTCATCACACCTAAAGCTGGAAATCATAAGAGCTGCATGTGCTGTACTTAATGCACTGCACCTAGCTGTTCAACCTGTGCCACAGGTTCTGATGGACACTGAGATAGTTACAGCCCCAAACCAGGCATAACACTGTAGCAGTTGTAGTTGTGAGCAgagtccccatcagcagcagacagaggaggagcgGGATCAGTGATAGTGACCACtttaatgttcatttttctattctgttacagtatttaaactaaagtaaactgcACTGTTTACTGATAATGTAGATTGCACCAAATTCAATTAACTTCCTGTAGGAGAGACTTTATATttgtctgtaaaacaaaaattaccaTTTAAGATTGGCCTATTTTGGCGGGTAGGAGTAATGCCCacattatttttagtaaattcattatgttaaattattatatattaatttaaaaataaagaaagagcttcatgggaaaataatcaatagattaattgaaaaaataatcaataaattaaatcaacaaaaaagCGTTAGGTGCAGCCCTAGTTATTATACAATACTATTTACTGTGATTGATGAATTaaatgttatatattatattgaTAAACACTAATTTGACTTTAGTTTGTGGTCTCAGCAAATCCTGGACCACACTCCTGGAGTGTGGTTCTGATTTAGTGTCACACCTTGAGCCAGTTGGGCATGTCAgagttttttctttccactggGGGGCGCTGGTCTCCAGGCTGAACTCTGTTGCAGGCAAGTGGCAGGGGGGGGACGACTCCGTGGGTCAGATACATCTGAAAAGCACAACAGTAAGAGTTTATTGTCACCAGTTCTCTGAAACCAAACCCACTGTGTACCATCTTAATCTCTGCTACgtcaagctctgcctcctgtcttttttcaGTGCAACTGAAGCTGTaaaacatctctggtctcaccacagtctttaacacctttcctttcattctcccTGATACTTTTTTGTCCAACTGTCTAGCCTACCCTATCATAGTCCCAACCAGTCTTTACTGCCAGTACAATACTGTCACTTTTTAAGTAAACAGcaccagccaatcagaggatgtcaatgtcttgcccaaggacactttgaagAATGGATAGGATCTAGAAAAATTAGCCATTATTAGCCAGTTTAAAATCCACTTTCTACCAATAATGTGCTATTAGGTTCCCTTGTGACCACTTAAACCACAATCGTTAAGATCAGGTCTATTTAGTGACAATTTGTTATCAGTCAACACTTTGTCAATCACCTGTCCCATCTAGACATTTATAGCAACAGGTTCTCTTAAGATATACTGATGATGTCAGAAAGTGTGTGTTGATGTCATTGAAGTCACCTTAATGACATTGTTGGGTGGAGCTCTCTGGCTGCTCATCTCTCTGACGTGTTTCCTGAAGTTCCATCGGTTTTTGCAGAGCAGGTAGGAGCTAATCAGCTCATCAGACTGGACCGTCCCCTCGAAATGCTTCAAACCAAGAACGATCAGTCTGCACAGACACATCGTGAATAACAATGATTCATACAAAAGCTTGTTATCACACTTAAAGATGGCACCAGATCTCCAAACGCACATGCTCATTTGTTTCTCCAGCTAAGAACTAAAAAAGTACCCCAACTCAATACCCAAAAGTGCCAGTGGTTGTACCACCTCAAAAGGTTTAGTCAATTTATGGAACTAAGAACATGCAATGAAATCCTCTTGTTCTCAATAAGATATAACaattcctgtcctttccaccgcaCGACTCCACTGTTTCTgcctgcctgtctctcagacatctcagccttgatgagagagagacatctttagCTCAACCTCtacaagaccgaagtccttgtcttcccagccagaccttgaCGCAAcacatcaacattggatctacagtgattgtctaGGGCaccagatttgccctctacaacatcaggaagatcagaccctacatcacggaacaTGCAACCCCACTCATTGtgcaggcgctggtcatatctcgtcttgattactgctaCGCTTTGTTCATGGGGTTACTGgaatccacaatcaaacccttgcagatgattcaaaacgcagcagctcgcctcattttaatcagccaaaaaagacccgtGTCACACCACTCTTGAGATCTCTACAATGGCTTCCTGTAGcagctcgcatcaggttcaaagcgctgtctcttgcttacagtgtgtttaactgaacagctcctgcttatctcaactcactcattcaagtctacaatccttcccatccgctgcggtctgccaacaaaggacgtctggtggtcccagcaccgcacagaagacaccaagcaaaactgtttagcgttacgatcccacgatggtggaatgagctaccaaactctgcacgctcagcagactcccTCCCAATATTCAAGaaactgtggaaaaacaaaactgttccgcatcttcctatgcacttaaatctatctAAAAAGAagtgctctttctcgcacttggatcttgtgaaatgtgaacacttttctgataggactttgctttgatgttttctccttgacttagatttttgcttgccttgtacctcacttgtaagttgctttggataaaagcctatggataaatgactaaatgtaaaatgtaaatgtaaaatctagATTAAGTACAAAATTAgtcaactgagaaaaaaaagatctgaAAACGTATTGAACTTTatgatgttaataaaatatataggacatttttgaaaatatgaaaacttaTACTAATTACAAATAAGGGAGAAAATGGCCACAACAGGCCTCAGCAGTGATGAAAACATCACCATTGTGATTCAGAATCCTAGAGGACCATCACATGATCACACAAGCAACTATAAGAACAAGGTAATAGACTGTTTAAAATAGCTGGAAAGAGACCACACTATTGGTAAAGCCACCCCTTGCATGTATGAACCCCATTTGTTACAGAAGAATAAGAATAAGCTTTCCTCAGACCCATTGTCAGTAGCATTAATTTAAGTTCCATTCAAACATGCACTAATATACCTGTGGGTAAAAGCAACTTCTTATTatagacacttttatccaaagcaacttataCGTGAGGTCTAAGTcatgaagaaaacatcaaagcaaagtcctgtcagaaaagtgtttacatttcatgagatgcaagtacaaaaagagcagaaacaatttttttttttttttttttttttttttaaaggatttaagTGCTTAAGAGATTTAAGAGATTTTTTCAAGCCAGTTCAGGCACATCTGTTGGTGGGACAgtgttacatttaaaactgtttacGTGGTAAATACAGCTCCATAACTATGGCACGTTCATGCTAACAAGACAGATCACTGTCCAAAAATCAAAGAGGTACATGATTTTTGATTTGATAGAAATCTCAGATCATCACACACTCTGCAGTATCCTAACACTAATCACTGCTCAacctggtggtggtggtggtttcGATGAGGTGGTGTAGGGGCAGTAACAAGCTCATTCATTGGAGAAACTGTATGGAATACATCCATCTCCTCCATCTGGACAGATTCTGACATGAATCATGCAGTAGTTTTAGGCTGCTCCATCTGTATCGCaatgaaccttcaaggtatcttgGTAGGGGCACATCTGTAACTCTCACAGGGCCTCTCCACAGGTGtgcttcatctctctctctctctctataccacatccctgggttctataaTTTCCTTCACAAGGCTACATCAAGCATTTCTCCCCGTCTCTCCAACATCTCTGCATCTGGCCACTTTTCCTCCGTCTCTCAAGCATCCAGATTCACACTCTACAGCACCAGATTAGATTAGACCTTAAGGATTAGACCTAGAGCCCTCTTGATTCCTAACCCAACATTTTGTGTAATCACATCAATTTTGTGTATGTACCCATCCTCTCCTGCAGTATAAACACTCCTCTTC
This window harbors:
- the gon4lb gene encoding GON-4-like protein isoform X3, whose product is MAADISRTWTDRRRPAEDEICPLQVKSLRTDKEISVYRQDSKSLTGSSCEEEEKKESMTSVSGCGRMGEGAVSMVIESSDDELGRLDIDLDRKSKRHNLTSCNVRAILHEVITHEHVVAMMKAAIRDTQDLPMFEPKMTRSRLKQAVLQGQPLKWSLSTNTTKPPQFVDIDLEENEDSSDEEYCPDDEEEEEEDIVKEVTHFFVEPETRCLAGEQKKSPGLPREQLMTSTFAPQHILTAPEPSFLDRLNAVEEELDCSPAYTYNQAEGRADEDCLAYRTRSRLPLVNVPLGRLEAKLLAPDITADMYDQSIGQREEDRHWTEWLQSLMALDSEGEGDDDEDDPEYNFLDDLDEPDLEDYRTDRAVQITKKEVNELLEELFDTLQEEEEVVPEEEEESPLKVGPKFNVPQALRFEPPLAGMLTERRQTVRKQYEALQQKRALQDTTNHHHAILKDTPSPPPNRVTPLLVLPGQECPTLHLDFAQKLQLQQQIQQHVQLLTQVQLLSCQIPALNHEACITKQYLEELQQFSQRREALFFPSSFRVCNLQGALDLLQEVEQRKKPSPALATSRRLLPRMTPATNSHAFPLLPTDTAWLFATRSVFLYPELLPVCSLDPALHSRQKRSVYTAGEDGLIVLGLKHFEGTVQSDELISSYLLCKNRWNFRKHVREMSSQRAPPNNVIKMYLTHGVVPPLPLACNRVQPGDQRPPVERKNSDMPNWLKNSHQIIQKTRLDSSSYPPSLPPGCTLRLHPYWLNKSRPPIPHHRRFFTLAHNATLLPLAKAPADRYMDRQVQPISCLSLSPPGVELLIKPPSLSGGLPLATPCVCGAFPLAAAHPLPTHCPSSGQTITRQQTLDTPPPNSNITNPIMSSTPTGVKPGYLLFQMVWTMPTAKSQYALGQEQNRPIREEKKMGSQSSVSPKLIEDREDNDEESLASASTVSPLSSTEEREEVLGNGKVQELEVKYEVEENDEEVERENRTIVGLVSLNGGENTGGEGGGREEGEGAGGGGEQDEGRGGEGEQGGEGEEEEAREEGGGEREENGEKDEDQDRQGDEEEEEDFDDLTQDEDEEEVMSSASEESVLSVPELQETMKQLTWLAAERRICADGDSEEDHSPTSEEEEEEGGPKERPGKGRINKGEEDEELHSGEGTAQVGGGRCPGRGRGRSRPLRGLRRSRQERHSKDAAKLLLLYDEKLVENDPHRESKDMAFAKNYLSRVCDALQNAPGQVEEFVSLLNEFEQVGEGQEVMSLFRKLRCILGDRTDLLRDFAAFLHPEQALECGLFEEQQAFERSRRFLRQLEISFGDNPSHYQKIIKALQTSPDLSLNGISELKAQMATLLKGHTHLQAEFWIFFDELRPPAARPGQFEEAHWPEEGGGGSDGGEGCNQVSAGGASNGFEEVTLPELDEEDEGHKIQPMASRRRKIDSHRNYKGCDWSHKDWPCSCHDAKIRRHRRKGCPRCHDNKNPGAVARAMKSLDPLYSQISSSHTDTDRSSASWEGQFPLTEEEEELCEEEDDEDEEERKNSEKEPSLSLKRSRREEALLQPTVTPSSSSVTTTSVRSSIFTSVSSSLFTSSSGPPRPSPPPDLPVCAKNISLTASGKKVILWTREADRVILTTCQQDGANSNTFQAISNLLGNKTPSEVSRRFRDLMRLFQTAARQTSSEDEAPSTESTGANQEED